A stretch of DNA from Oryza brachyantha chromosome 4, ObraRS2, whole genome shotgun sequence:
AGTGACCAATTTGATCAATACTGTGTAGAAAACTGGAGATAAGACAGTTCATATCAAACAATGGAAATATAGCTCTCACAGTTGAGGAATAAATTGCACTAAGCATATTATAAGAGGACTCACCAGTCATTTCCAAGTCGATCCACACTAATGGCTTATTATAATCACTTGATGATGAAGCAAGGTTTTCCCCATCATAGTTTACAATCATCGTGCGGTTCAGCCTGCTTTTACCTGTGAAGTGAAATTAATTCTTAAATATCATCCTCAGGAAACAGCGATTAATGACTGGTGCTATGCCTAcacaataaaataactaaaagaaaatatttacctTTTAAGTTTTAATCACTGCAGAAATCAAGATAACATGTTAACGCATTGATTTATTGTTAGAGGCAAGATTTGTATGGACTTCCATGATTCTATAACTAGCCAGGAGATTAAATTGAAATCTCCTAATACGATGTGTTGTTGCTTTCTGATACAGTTTACTCAAAAGAACTGGTTGTTCCTAAAGATTTAGCACTTTAGCCTATCCGAGAAGACATTCATTAAGGTTCCCACCACACAGAGAATAAAGCTGCAGGACTTTATTACAAACTTAGAAAATCAGCGAATTACAATAAGCCTCTGATTTTGTGCTTCAACGAATAATATTTCAGAATTTAGGACTATTAATCTATGACAGCTGAGATATTCATggtacatttttttctcaatccaATTTAAACATTTTCAGTATAAGACTGTTTCTTATTATTATGGTTCAGTATTATGAGAACCAGTATTGTATAAACATTCCTAATACAGATTATTATACTACAAAACATCCTGACTTCAGCATGAAGACAGCAGAAGTAAGCATAAATTCAGATGCACCAAGCGCAGGATCAACATTGGTGTTTGGTACAAACGCAGATACATAGAGCAGCAATTCAACAATGCAGAAAGTGCAACAATGACATGGCTCCATCCAgaaaggaacaaaaaaaagagcaatctTACCTGTCTCTGTGTTCGCAGCAGCTTCTGTCTTGCTGCTGGATGTTGGTTCCTCTACTTCCTCTCTATCGTCATCAGCATCCAGATCAAGAACAGCGAACATATTAGCGAGTTTACTCATCTTCTCCCCCGAATCGCCCCACGCAGTCAGACAAAGAACCTCCCAAAACCTGCGCCACCAATTTTGGCTGTTGGGTAAACTCGCAGCAAAACAGAAGCTGCTGCGACCACAGAGACCAGCAAGATcgctctttttttattttctcaggATGGAACCGTGTCATCCACCCACTCACCCCATTCGTTTTTCAATACTAATGTAAACCATGGTCTGAAATATTGTGATCACGTATAGTGAACGGAGGCTAGCAATACTCACATATATGCTTaaagaaataaacaataaacatGGAAACTCTGTTGAAGTGAAATGGACTTAACTCGTACGCTGTATGGATAACATCTCAAAGATTAGCTTATTTGAACTACATTCAAATATATTCTAGTGAAGCAAATTTCCATCGCTCGATCTACACACATAACTAATGGGCGGTAAAAGAgaagaaacaataaaaaagtGTGCTCATACTAATCCAGAtctgaaattgattttagggtttgggAGGCTAGGGCAGTACCCCGTGGATCTGACCGCCGCCCTGCAGCCGCCTGGCCGctgccctcccgccgccgccctgcgcACCGTCGGGCCGTCGCCCCACAGACGCCCGGCCGCCGCACGCGCGCCGccctcccgccgcgccgcctgtGAGGTgtgtgagagagggagagggaagtTCTGTGGCAGTTTCGCACTTTCGCTTTGGTGGAAGTTTCAGAAGTTTGATATGAACACCATATATTCATGcgtattatataaattaaaataaattctaaaaataagtttaagtATAAATTGTACGTCGAgtcatatataataaattgtaGAGGTATACGTCGTATCgaaaatcttataattaataattatgctcaatatcttaaacaaataaaataagataagttGTCATTAGACCCACGAAGGACCAAAACATGTTAAACCATGTTATGGCATTTTTAACCAAATTCTATAACTCTTActtcctttgatttttttaatagcaaatattcaattttaatGTGCAGTGACAGCGAACGGACCGTTTTAATCTTTACCCATCGAGTATGACCAGGTGTAGGTTTCCTGCTATCCAACCCAGTTTACCCATTGGTTCAAAATACACGTGTTGCTGTTTCCTATAGCTTAGTAATGCCTTAATGGGTTTTACACTATTTTAATTGTCAtgttataattattgattttgtCATGTGGCTGCATTGCTTGTGTTGATTTTACCATGTGACTAAATGTGTGGCTAGGTGGTTTTATCTTGTAGCCTTATCTGTTTTCAAatcctaaatttttaaattctaatcTATGGATTTTACTACAGTGTATACCTTATTGTTGTGCACAATTATAATGTATGAAACGGATATTGGTACCAACGGTACCCATCACCCGTGCGGGATGTGGGTATAGGAAAATTTTGTACCTGCGAGCAGGTATTGGTATTTTAGTAGGTGAATTTAGTTTCAACAGGTGTGAGTATGGGTGTAAAAACCCGTTAGGTACGTACCTATTGTCATCTCTGTTCGAAAGGCTTCTGGCATTCACAAGTTGTGTGGAAGGGTCAAAATTTcacgaaaaaaatcaaagagaagagaagagaagaggaagagatgATGCTTCTCATCTCTCGACTTGGCCTACTAACTAGTTGAGCCGTCAAGCCATGGGTGACTGTGTGAGGAGGAAACAATCACTTCAAAATAACATCACCTCAAGGGTAGGTGCAATAAGGGCATAAGGCTATACGTGTCTGCTATTAATCCGTCCATATCATCCAAAATCTACGTTGAAGAGAAAAGGTAAGAGAGAGAATGAAACTGACATCTATTTTAAGCGTAAGTTGTGCACATACGCCTAGGTGAATGCAATCTATCTAGCCAATGCATATTCACGTGATTGAAATAAAGACATTAGTTGTTTGGTGCTACGTAAATATTACTTGGTATCCTATTATTGTATCCCAAGTCTCTAAAGTTGATCACTAAATCAACCGGCTCAATCAGTAAACTTGCCCTAATAATAGCGAAATTGCTATACACACGAAAAAAACATACGATTCCCATACGACCCCAACATTCGTCGTCTACGACAACGTAACTCGTTGTGGGCTATAGCGTAGACTTCTAGTGTATAGCAGTGTTCTAATCTAAAACTATCCACGCCAACAATTTGCACTAATTTCCATTCTCACTGCAAACAAAACCCCATTTCTCGAGTGCTTGGAGGGCGTACACGGTGCAGCCTTCAGCCTATTTCATTGCACGGGTAGGTAGGTGACATACTGGAGGTTTCGCTTTCACTGAGAAATAGTATGCACTCGATTCAGATTTCAACGACCACTCAATTGGCTGGCTCCATGATGCAGATATACCCAACAAAAATCCTGCTATTTTAACATGCAACAATCTGTACACATATCTTGAATGAAAGTGTATGCTGCTTAATTGCTCATACCTATCTTTGATTCTTTTCGAAggaaaaataccaaaaaagaaaaaggcagcCCGTATGCATGCACCACTAGCATCTCTAAGCTACATCATTTGGCGACACCAAGAGGAATAAAGAAGGATCATTCGCCCGGAAATCCGAGAAACTTGTTGATCAGTGTGACGACTGGCTTGGCATCCCCTGGCACATAAGGTTGGAGAGTAGTTAGATCCATTGCCTGGATTGTTTCTTGCAGTGTCTGTGGACGGGCACAGAAGAGGTGCTTCCTCTCTGCCAGTTCCTCTGCTAACTCGCTCTGGTGATTGTCCATAAGATCCTCGTTCACAACAACAATGAGAGGCTTGCTGAGTCTCAGCGTCTCAAATATACTTCCAGAACCTGTCAGCGATAAATCGTGTTAAACCTTTGGCCACAGACTATAGCTAGCTTGATCTGGTAAGACTAGCAAAGGGTGAatggatgaatgaatgaatatagCCAGACATTAGGTTAAAGTTACAGAATATCCACAAGGAAAATACATTAACACATAAAGTTTGTCAAGATGGGGCTGTGGCAGGTTATAAGACACCAAAAAAGATACAaatacaacaacaaaaaaaagctaCTGTCGTTTTAGTTCAAACATTCATTGTCCCTTCCCAGCAATCTAGGCTAATTTCTGGCTATGCTTTAACAAATGATATCACACAACagcatgtttggttttttgacaaaaacagACACCATCAAGCCTTACAAAAACTTGCCATCTTCTAAATTCTGGCCATCAATTTGCTTACTATTAGTAGCCAAATTTTGATAAGAAAATGAACATGCAGACACGTTGGCATTCCTGTGCATCAAACCAAACACCTTCCAGGCCCTTAGTCCATGCTTTTCCATTTAAGTCTTGCGTCATCCACCATAAATGTAAACTTCCCAAGTTTCTATTTAGAAACAAATAAGTCTCTTTcctatgaaaataaataagcaTAATATTCTAGATTTAAAGCAGCCATGAAATGGGTACTGCAAAGGAAATAACATAACCATACAATGAGGGTATTTTCAGACAGGTCCTACATCATATACATCTATATAATTGATGTTTCAAAAATGCAACTACACATTGTTTCCATGTTTTTCTTGCTGCAAAACACAACATGTTCTCCAGCACCGAGAATCCAAAGGACATCATACAGGTGTGGATATTATACACAATTTTACCCTGAAAAGACTAGCAAGACAACTATTTTATGCAGATTATGTATTCACCATCAACAATGTATTCACCTGCATGACTGATGACCAAGGATGCTTCTCTGATGTAATCAGCAATGCTTGGTGAAAAAGTAAAGTAATCAACTTGAAGAGTTGAATTTCCTGTGACCTGTGCTCCAGAAGGATAAACAAAATTCATTGCATATTCCCGCAGTTATctctgaaaaattaatttaatgtcCCTCTTACATCAAGAAAACTGCATGAATACTTACGTCTTTCAACCTACGTGCATATGGATGGTACAAGCCTAGacgtgtcaaaaaaaaatataaatgtatgCATTGTTCCAACATAAGATTacgaaaggaaaaacaaatctACAAGCTCATTTGGCCATTCtgctaaaataaaatgacaatTCAAGTTTAAGGGAAATGAGCATCATATAGACAATCATGCCCATTTAATAGCTAAAcatgaatgcaacatagtCACCATTCAGACAATGGGGGTAAAGGAATGGGTTGTGGGGACAACCTACCAAAAGAGTGGGACTATGCTAATTATACATCTTCA
This window harbors:
- the LOC102720594 gene encoding UDP-N-acetylglucosamine transferase subunit ALG13 homolog; its protein translation is MGDGEKRTVFVTVGTTCFDALVQAVDSERVKEALLQKGYTHLLIQMGRGTYAPSKVTGNSTLQVDYFTFSPSIADYIREASLVISHAGSGSIFETLRLSKPLIVVVNEDLMDNHQSELAEELAERKHLFCARPQTLQETIQAMDLTTLQPYVPGDAKPVVTLINKFLGFPGE